The genomic region GGGCGGCCTACGACGACACGCAGGGCGTGACGGCCGCTTTCAACCTGAACCTGCTCACGCGCCTCAACCGCGAGCTGGCCGCCGACTTCGACCTGGCCACCTGGCAGCACTACACCGACTACGACCCGCTTTCCGGCGCCGTACGCTCGTTTCTGATGCCCACGCAGGCCCAGCAGGTGCATATCGGGGCCCTGGGCCGCAGCTTCGACTTCGCCGCCTGGGAGCCTGTTCACACTGAAAACTCCTACAAATTCACCCGCCCGCTGATTGACACGCTGGCCGCAGATGCCGGGCTGGCCGTGGCCGAGTTCTTCACCGACGAGCAGACGTACTTTGCCGACGTGGTACTGCGCCTGACAGTATAAAGCCGATGAGCAGTAGCGCGAACTTTGTAGTTCGCGCTACTGCTCATCGGCTTTATACTACCGGCTCCCGGCTTCTCTTCTATGCCTGCTTCCTCCGATTTGAACCTGATCAGCCTGGCTTCCGGCTACGGCAGTTTTTCTTTACCCGAGCCGGTAGCGCAGCAGGTGCAGCGGGCCCTTACCCGGTTGCCGCTACCAACCAGCCCCGCGGAAGGCCTGCCAGAGCTGCGGCAGGCGCTGGCCCACCGATATCAGGCCCAGGCCGCCACCGTAGTTCCCGGGGATATCGTAGTGACGCCCGGCACGAAAGCCGCGCTGTTTCTGCTACTGGCCACGGTACTGCGTCCTGGTGATGAGGTGCTGCTGCTTTCCCCCAACTGGTTTGGCTTCGCGGAGCTGATACGGCAGGCCGGCGCTACCCTGCGCGAACTGCCGCTACACCCCGCCGACAACTACCAGATTAGCCCGGACGCAGTGCAGGCGGCCATCGGGCCGCGTACGCGCCTGCTGCTGTTCACTAACCCCAACAACCCCACGGGCCGCGTATACACCCGGCCGGAGCTGGCGGCGCTGCTGGCCGTTACGCAGCAGCACCCGCAGCTGCTGGTCCTGGCCGACGAGATTTACGACGGCATCCGGTTCGGGCCGGAGCCGGTACCCACGCTGCTGTCCTTCCCCGACCCGCTGGGGCAGCATCTGGTGGTGAACGGGTTTTCCAAGTCGCTGGCGCTGCTGGGCTGGAACATCGGCTACCTGGTGGCGCCGTCGGCGGTGGCGCAGGCCTGCACGGCGCGGCAGTTTGCCACCGGCGGGGCCGTGGCGGCCCTCAGCCAGCTGGCGGCGCTGGCCGCCACCGAGGCCACTACGGACATCACGCAGGAGCTGCACACCGGCCTGCTGACCAACCGCCAGCTTCTGCTCGATTTTCTGGCGACGCTGCCCGGCGCCCTGCCCGCGCTGCCGCTGGGCACCTACTACGCCTTCCCCGATCTGCGCGCCTTCCTGGATCCTGCACTTGCGCCGGAGCAAGCCTCCGCCGATCTGGTGGCGCGCCTGCACGCAGCCGGCGTGGCCGTGGTAGACGGGGCAACCTGCGGCGCGCCGGGCTTCGTGCGGCTCTCGTACGCCGTGCCGGAAGCGGAGTTGCGGGAAGCCATCCGGCGCATGGCCCAAGTGCTGCGCTAGCCCCGTACCGCGAAAGTCTGTTTCGCGACGGGCGAAGCGGGTGCCCACGCGGCGGCGCATTCGCTCCCTCGCGCCGCCCACCGCACCCCCGACTTTTGCATTTCCGGTGGTGCACGACACGTTTCCACCCGTGCCCCCTCCACCGCACGCCCGACTTTTGCATTTCCGGCCATGTGTGCCCCACCGCGCCCCCGACTTTTGCATTTCTGGTCGTGCACGGCAGCTACCCAGCCGTAGCGCAAACGTTGCAGTTTGCGTCCTCGCGCCGCTGAGACGATGGGAATGGTGCCATAGCGCAGACTACAAAGTTCGCGCTACGGTCCGGAACGGCCTTACCTTTGCCACTCTTCGTTTGCTTTCTGCCATGCCGTTTACTGCCCTTCGCCCCCACCTCAAACCCCTTATGCTACTGGCCTACCCGGTGGTGCTCAGCCAGCTGGGCCACGTGCTGGTCAACGTCTGCGACTCGGTGATGGTGGGCCAGACGGGCAAGGTGCCGCTGGCCGCCGTGAGCCTCGGCGTGAGCGTAAACACCGTGGTGCTGGTGCTGGGCCTGGGCCTTTCGATGGGCATCACGCCCCTGGTAGCCGCCGCTGATGGCCGCCGCGACGTGCCGCAGCTAGGCCGTCTGCTGGTGGCAGGCGTGTGGCTGAGCACGGTGGCCGGGGTAGTGTTGGCGGCGGCGGGCCTGCTGATTGCGCCGCTGCTGGGCTACCTGCGCCAGCCCGCCGAAGTGGTGGCCCTGGCTGCGCCGTGGGTGCGGGTGCTGTTTCTGTCGTTGCTGCCGCTAATGGTGTTTCAGGGCTTCAAGCAGTTTGCCGAAGGCCTGGGCCTCACGCGCCAGGCCATGTACCTGTCGGTGATGGCCAATGCCCTGAACGCGCTGCTGTGTTACGCCCTCATCTTCGGGCATTTTGGCGCGCCCCGCCTGGGCATGATGGGCGCTGCCTGGGCCACCCTGATTGCGCGGGTGCTGATGGCCGTGCTGATGGCCACCTACGTGCTGCGCGCCCGGCGGCTCCAGCCCTACCGCGAAGCCGCTTCCCACTGGCTCCGCCCCGATGGGGCCACGCTGCGCCGCCTGATCGGGCTGGGCTCCCCGATTGGGGTGCAGATGATGTTTGAGATGGGTGCCTTCAGCTTTTCGGCCATCATGATTGGCTGGCTGGGCGCTACGTCATTGGCCGCTCACCAGATTGCCATCAACGTGGCCTCCGTGACCTACATGGCGGCCAGCGGCATTGCGGCGGCCGCCACCATCCGGGTGGGCAACCTGCGCGGCCTCGGCGACGCGGAAGGCTCGCGGCAGGCCGGCTTTGCGGCCTACCTGCTCACGTTCCTGTTCATGAGCTCCATGGGCCTGCTGCTGGTGATCTTCCGGCAGTACATTCCGCACTTCTACAACCACGATGCCGCCGTGGTGGCACAGGCTTCGGGGCTGCTGCTGATTGCCGCCGCTTTCCAGGTTTCCGACGGCCTTCAGGTGGTGGGGCTGGGCGCGCTACGCGGTCTGCAGGACGTGAAGGTGCCCTCGGTGGTGGCGCTGCTTTCCTACTGGGTGATTGCGCTGCCGCTGGGCTACGGCCTGGGCTTCGGGCTGAAGCTGGGCAGCCTGGGCGTGTGGCTGGGGCTGCTGACGGGCCTCACGCTGGTGGCCGGGGCGCTGCTCTGGCGCTTCCGGCAGTACAGCCGGGTGCCCGCCACAGTAGCCCGGCCGGCGGCCGTGGCGGGCTAGCGCTGCGGCCCAACCACTCCGGCTTCCAGCGCGGTTTCCGGCTCAGGGAACGGGAAGCCGGGATTTGGTGTACCTTCTGAGCTACTCACGTTCCTTAGCCTGCTCGTTGCTTTCTATGGCCCTGCATTCCTTTCTGCTTTCGTTGCTGCCCCTGTTTCAGCCCGCAGCAGCCCCGCCCCAGACCACCCCTGCCGTCGCCGCCAAACCGGCCAAAGAAACCCTGGGCTGGTCGGCGAACAGGCCCCTCACCTGGGCCGACTTCAAAGCCCGCCCCATGGGCACCGACCGCCTGAAAGCCCTCACCTCGGCCAATATCGATGTGCAGGTGGCCTGCAAGGACTTCGTATTCAGCTCCACCGTCACGGCCGTGTTTCTGCCGCAGGAGTCGTGGGTGCAGGATGCCGGGAAGGCCTCGGCCAACCTGCTGCGCCACGAGCAACTGCACTTCGATATCACGGAGCTGCACGCCCGCCTGCTGCGCCAGAAGCTCAGCATCGTAAAGCTGGACTGCCAGCACCTTAACCCGGCCTTCAACACCCTCACCAAAAACTACTTCGCGGCCTGGCAGCGCGAGGAAACCCGCTACGATGTGGAGTCCAACCACGGCCTCAACCAGGAAAAGCAGCTGTTCTGGGAAACCCAGGTCAAGCAGCGCTTGGCGTTGCTGGAGTCGTTTGCCTCTCGGTAAGTTGGTGATGAAGTGACAGGTAAAGTAAGAACGTCATTCCGAGTGCAGCGAGGAATCTCGCGTGCTGACGTTGAATTACTACTGCAACATCAGCACGCGAGATTCCTCGCTGCACTCGGAATGACGTTCTCACCTCATCACCACCTTATGCCGACTATTTCCTGGGCTGATTTCGAGCTGGTTGATCTGCGGGTCGGCACCATTGTGGAGGCGCAGGAGTTCCCGGCGGCCCGACGGCCGGCCTATCAGCTGCTGATTGACCTGGGCCCAGAAATCGGCCTGAAGCGCTCCAGCGCCCAGATCACCTTTCACTACCAGCCCGCCGACTTGGTGGGGCGGCAGGTGCTGTGCGTCGTCAATTTCCCGCCCAAGCAGATCGGCAAGTTTATGTCGGAAGTGCTAGTGACGGGGGCCGCCGATGCGCAGGGCCACATTGTGCTGGCCGCGCTGGCCGGCCCGGTTCCGAACGGCAGCCGCCTGATTTGAGCTGGGTGGGCGGCATAAGGCTGTCATGCTTCGCTCCGCTCTGTATGACGGCCTTACGCTACCAATCCACTACCCCGCTTTACTTGGCGGGGCCTATTTTCACTTGGCGCAGGGCCAGCGTGTCGATGACGAGGCCGTAGATTTCGTCCAGGTCTTTGTCGTGGCTGGCGTAGTAGCGGTAGCTCTGTTGAAACAGCGAGTCAGTAACTTCACGGCGCCAGAATAGCGCCTTCTGCTGCTGCAGGTACAAAGCGCGGGCCGAATCGGGGTTCAGGCCGGCCGTTTCCACGCGGGCTTCCAGCGTATGCAGGTCGGCGAGCAGGCTCACCAGCTGCTCGCGCGGCAGCAGTGGTTGGGGCGGCAGCACCTCTTCAGGCGTCTGGCAGCCGGCCATCAGGCCACTCAGCAGCACACTGACTACCAACAAAAAAGCACGGGGATGCAGGAGTTTCACGATGCAAAAGTAAGGATTTGGCAGCTTCTGAACGCCAATACTGCCACGATTCGCGTAGTTTAGCCCATATGAATACGCCCACGCCCACGCCTTTTCAGTTGCTCGTACGCAAATTGCGGCAGGTGGAAATCCGGATGCTGAAAGCCGTGGACGCGCAATTGCAGGGCAATTTCCGGTCCGTTTTTAAGGGTACCGGCCTCGAATTCGACGATGTGCGCCTGTACCAGTACGGCGACGAGGTGCGCGCCATCGACTGGGCCGTATCGAGCAAAGGCCACGGCACCTTCATCAAAACCTACAAGGAAGAGCGTGAGCAGCAGGTACTGCTGCTGTTTGATGTGAGTGCCTCGCAGAAAGTGGGCGCCGCCGGTTTGCGCAAGCTCGATGTGGGCCGCGAAATCTGCGGCATTCTGGCTTTGGCCGCGGCCCGGCAGGATGCGCAGCTTGGCATTCTGGCCTTTTCCGACCAGAAAGAGCTGTACCTGGCGCCCGGCAAGGGCGTGCGCCACGCGTATTCATTGATTAAAAGGTTGTTTGCGCTGGAACCGCAGTCGGGGCAGACGGATGTGGGCGGGGGCATCAAACAGGCGCTGGGGCTGCTCAAGCGCCGCAGCATTATCCTGCTGATTTCCGATTTCATTGACGGCAGCTACGAGCGGGAGCTGACGATGCTGGCCCGCAAGCACGACCTAGTGGTGGTGCAGCTGCTCGACCAGCGCGAGCAGGAATTCCCGCCGCTGGGCATCGTGCCGCTCTACGACCAAGAGTCGGGCCGCACGCTCTGGACCAACACGTCTTCGGCCGCGTTTCGGGCCCGCTACCGCGCCACCTACGAGCAGAACCGGGACCAGATCAGCCAGATCTGCCGCCGCCACCGCACCGAATACTTGTCCATTGCCACCAACGCCGACTACGTGCCCCAGCTGATTCGGCTGTTCCGGCGGCGCAATCTTCGCTCCGGCCGTGCGTAGTGCCTGGCGACCCAGGCGCGCGGCGGAACTTGGCGCGCTGCTTCTATTGCCGGTGCTGGCCGCGGCCCAACCGGCCGCCACGCCGCCGCAGGGCCGTTTTTTGCGGCCTGGCACCCGCGTGGGCGAGATTGTGGAGTACGAGCTCAGTTACCGCCATGCCCCGGGCCTGAACGTCATCTTTCCCGACTCCACAGCCGATTATACGCCGTTCGAGTTTGTAGGCAAAACTTACCAGCCCACCCGCACTCGCCAGGGCGTCAGCCTCGACCAGACCACCTACCGCCTGCGCACCTTCGACCTGGCGCCGGTGCAGGCACTGCAGCTGCCCGTCACGATTCTGCGGGGCCGCGACACGCTCACGCTGCCCAGCACCCGCGCCACTGTGCAGCTGCGGCGGGTGGTGCCGCCGCCGCCGGCCGGCGTTACGCCGGCTCTGCGCCAGGCCACGGCGCTGCTGCCCGTGGAGCCGGCCTTCAACTACCCCTACTGGCTGGCTGGCGCGGGCGTGCTGCTGCTGCTGCTGGGCGGGGTGGCCCTCACGTTTGGGCGGCGCTGGCGGCAGCGGTACCAGCTGTATAAGCTGCGCAAAAACCACGTGTACTTTCTGGCGCAATACGCCCGGCACGTGGAGCGCTTCACGCTGAGCCGCTCGCTCACGAACATGGAGCGGGCCATCACGCTCTGGAAAAACTACCTCACCAACCTCGAAAACAACACCATCAACAGCCTCACCACCCGCGAAATAGTGGCGCACTACCAGAACGACGCCGATGTGCGCCTGGCCCTGCGCCTCGCCGACCGGGTCATCTACGGCAACCAGTTCTCGGAAGACGACACTGAAACCGACCTCGCCTTCGACCTGCTCCGCACCTTCGCCGACCGCCGCTTCGAGCTGGTACGGCAGCAGGTGGACAAGTAGCCACAGCCCCATTCATTATAGCAGGCAGCGCCAGCCAGCCGCTACCTTTGCTCCCTCATAACCTCATCACCACATCATCTAGTCCCCAACCGTGCAGCAACTCTGGCAACAGCTTTTCGGGCCGATAGTGGATAGCCTGCGCTATGCCACGCTGGCCAGCTATGCCTGGGAGCAGCCACGGCTGCTGCTGCTGATCGGGGCTATTCCGCTGCTGTTTGTGGGGCGCTGGCTGCTGGCGTACCGGCGGCGCAGCAAGCTGGGTGTGGCCTTCGTGAAGGGCGAGGTACGCCGCGACTGGAGCGCCGTGCTGCGCTTTCTGCCCGATGTGGTGCTGGCCCTCAGCCTGGCGTTTGCGGTAATGGCCCTGGCCCGCCCCCAACGCACCGAC from Hymenobacter canadensis harbors:
- a CDS encoding pyridoxal phosphate-dependent aminotransferase — translated: MPASSDLNLISLASGYGSFSLPEPVAQQVQRALTRLPLPTSPAEGLPELRQALAHRYQAQAATVVPGDIVVTPGTKAALFLLLATVLRPGDEVLLLSPNWFGFAELIRQAGATLRELPLHPADNYQISPDAVQAAIGPRTRLLLFTNPNNPTGRVYTRPELAALLAVTQQHPQLLVLADEIYDGIRFGPEPVPTLLSFPDPLGQHLVVNGFSKSLALLGWNIGYLVAPSAVAQACTARQFATGGAVAALSQLAALAATEATTDITQELHTGLLTNRQLLLDFLATLPGALPALPLGTYYAFPDLRAFLDPALAPEQASADLVARLHAAGVAVVDGATCGAPGFVRLSYAVPEAELREAIRRMAQVLR
- a CDS encoding DUF922 domain-containing protein; protein product: MALHSFLLSLLPLFQPAAAPPQTTPAVAAKPAKETLGWSANRPLTWADFKARPMGTDRLKALTSANIDVQVACKDFVFSSTVTAVFLPQESWVQDAGKASANLLRHEQLHFDITELHARLLRQKLSIVKLDCQHLNPAFNTLTKNYFAAWQREETRYDVESNHGLNQEKQLFWETQVKQRLALLESFASR
- a CDS encoding tRNA-binding protein; translated protein: MPTISWADFELVDLRVGTIVEAQEFPAARRPAYQLLIDLGPEIGLKRSSAQITFHYQPADLVGRQVLCVVNFPPKQIGKFMSEVLVTGAADAQGHIVLAALAGPVPNGSRLI
- a CDS encoding DUF58 domain-containing protein — encoded protein: MNTPTPTPFQLLVRKLRQVEIRMLKAVDAQLQGNFRSVFKGTGLEFDDVRLYQYGDEVRAIDWAVSSKGHGTFIKTYKEEREQQVLLLFDVSASQKVGAAGLRKLDVGREICGILALAAARQDAQLGILAFSDQKELYLAPGKGVRHAYSLIKRLFALEPQSGQTDVGGGIKQALGLLKRRSIILLISDFIDGSYERELTMLARKHDLVVVQLLDQREQEFPPLGIVPLYDQESGRTLWTNTSSAAFRARYRATYEQNRDQISQICRRHRTEYLSIATNADYVPQLIRLFRRRNLRSGRA
- a CDS encoding MATE family efflux transporter is translated as MPFTALRPHLKPLMLLAYPVVLSQLGHVLVNVCDSVMVGQTGKVPLAAVSLGVSVNTVVLVLGLGLSMGITPLVAAADGRRDVPQLGRLLVAGVWLSTVAGVVLAAAGLLIAPLLGYLRQPAEVVALAAPWVRVLFLSLLPLMVFQGFKQFAEGLGLTRQAMYLSVMANALNALLCYALIFGHFGAPRLGMMGAAWATLIARVLMAVLMATYVLRARRLQPYREAASHWLRPDGATLRRLIGLGSPIGVQMMFEMGAFSFSAIMIGWLGATSLAAHQIAINVASVTYMAASGIAAAATIRVGNLRGLGDAEGSRQAGFAAYLLTFLFMSSMGLLLVIFRQYIPHFYNHDAAVVAQASGLLLIAAAFQVSDGLQVVGLGALRGLQDVKVPSVVALLSYWVIALPLGYGLGFGLKLGSLGVWLGLLTGLTLVAGALLWRFRQYSRVPATVARPAAVAG
- a CDS encoding DUF4296 domain-containing protein, whose amino-acid sequence is MKLLHPRAFLLVVSVLLSGLMAGCQTPEEVLPPQPLLPREQLVSLLADLHTLEARVETAGLNPDSARALYLQQQKALFWRREVTDSLFQQSYRYYASHDKDLDEIYGLVIDTLALRQVKIGPAK